One window from the genome of Allorhizobium ampelinum S4 encodes:
- a CDS encoding copper-binding protein: MTSFIKLASATVLALTMASTVFAAEFTKGTVKKVDAKAKKVTLIHEELKDLEMPAMTMVFRVKDDAMLGKLKEGASIEFVAERVEGKLTVTEIK, encoded by the coding sequence ATGACTTCATTCATCAAGCTCGCCTCTGCGACGGTACTTGCGCTCACAATGGCTTCCACGGTTTTCGCTGCCGAATTCACCAAGGGCACGGTCAAGAAGGTCGATGCCAAGGCGAAAAAGGTCACTCTCATCCACGAGGAACTGAAGGACCTGGAAATGCCGGCCATGACCATGGTGTTCCGCGTCAAGGACGACGCAATGCTCGGGAAGCTCAAGGAGGGCGCAAGCATCGAGTTCGTCGCCGAGCGCGTCGAGGGCAAGCTAACGGTCACAGAAATCAAATAA
- a CDS encoding sensor histidine kinase → MLAGSFLKSTAVRLAIIYISLFVSAYLIANIVAYQMVVKFLDDRLNSNVMERYREIASAYEARGLNGAVQMIESHGPAVRGEETVYTLRGATDDLVAGNAKFSDVPIGLSTFRSNSQYESAPHYKLFRGPLGEYDLVVGISYGDTDQLARIVLISFGWATAIILGVGMTGASIFAHRTRRRIFVLSTIAHEIGHGDLFKRLPISSRMDEIDVLSTEVNVALTRLESSVITLKQVTTDVAHDLKTPIARTFLILEDSLQSDVPGDMKSGIEIALVELKSTSETFDAVLRIAQIESRSRTTNFRVFNLKSLVHDIYEVYEAIAVDAGYDLTLADSISDSWIEGDPDLVRQLLANLLANAMRHTQAGSNIVLSLSYNDDTIYLSVSDNGPGIPRDERERVFDRFYRLEKSRTTAGSGLGLTLVKAIVGLHGATIELLDNDPGLSVVVGFPQVKREDQQAH, encoded by the coding sequence TCACTTTTTGTTTCTGCGTACCTGATTGCGAACATTGTAGCTTATCAAATGGTTGTTAAATTTTTGGACGACCGACTGAATTCTAACGTCATGGAACGGTATCGCGAGATCGCGTCAGCCTACGAGGCGCGCGGTCTAAATGGGGCCGTTCAGATGATTGAAAGTCATGGTCCCGCTGTTAGGGGTGAAGAGACCGTGTATACGTTGCGAGGTGCGACAGACGACCTGGTTGCCGGAAACGCCAAATTTTCGGATGTGCCAATTGGCCTTTCGACTTTTCGATCTAACAGCCAATACGAAAGTGCACCACACTACAAATTATTCCGGGGACCGCTGGGAGAGTATGACCTGGTTGTCGGAATTAGCTACGGCGACACGGACCAACTGGCTCGAATCGTCCTGATAAGTTTTGGATGGGCGACGGCAATAATCTTGGGCGTTGGAATGACCGGAGCTTCGATTTTTGCTCATCGAACTCGTAGGCGCATTTTCGTTCTTTCTACCATTGCGCATGAAATCGGGCATGGCGATCTCTTCAAGCGCCTTCCGATTTCCTCTCGTATGGATGAAATTGATGTCCTTTCCACCGAAGTCAACGTCGCATTGACACGGCTTGAGTCAAGCGTGATCACGTTGAAGCAGGTTACGACTGACGTTGCACATGACTTAAAAACGCCAATTGCGCGTACGTTTCTGATTCTTGAGGACTCACTGCAATCCGATGTTCCTGGTGATATGAAGAGCGGTATTGAGATCGCTCTCGTGGAACTGAAGTCTACGTCTGAAACATTTGACGCTGTTCTTCGGATTGCGCAGATTGAGTCGCGCAGTCGAACTACCAATTTCAGGGTTTTCAATCTGAAATCATTGGTTCACGATATTTATGAGGTTTACGAAGCTATAGCCGTGGATGCGGGTTACGACCTCACGCTTGCCGACAGCATTTCCGACTCTTGGATCGAAGGCGATCCAGATTTGGTTAGACAGTTGTTGGCCAATTTGCTTGCTAACGCCATGCGCCACACCCAAGCTGGCTCTAATATCGTTTTATCACTTTCCTACAACGACGATACCATTTATCTGAGCGTTTCCGACAACGGTCCAGGAATTCCTCGTGACGAACGTGAGAGAGTTTTTGATCGCTTTTATAGGCTTGAGAAGAGTAGGACGACGGCCGGGTCCGGATTGGGTCTCACGTTGGTCAAAGCTATTGTGGGTCTTCACGGGGCGACTATTGAGCTGCTTGACAACGATCCCGGCCTGTCTGTTGTTGTGGGTTTCCCCCAGGTGAAGAGGGAAGATCAGCAGGCGCATTAA